One Prosthecobacter vanneervenii genomic window carries:
- a CDS encoding HNH endonuclease, translated as MARRAKNRCEYCGLSQIGQAATFHVDHVLPQSAGGETLMENLALACIHCSLRKGARVQARDPQTGRSVRLFHPREDSWNQHFRWMAFRLKGITAIGRATIDALSVNSSEHLIIRGFEKKLRRHPPTGHL; from the coding sequence GTGGCCCGGCGGGCAAAAAATCGCTGCGAGTACTGCGGGCTTTCGCAGATCGGTCAGGCGGCGACTTTTCATGTGGATCATGTGCTGCCGCAGTCTGCTGGTGGCGAGACATTGATGGAGAATCTCGCACTGGCCTGTATTCACTGTTCGCTTCGGAAAGGTGCACGCGTGCAAGCCAGGGACCCCCAGACCGGCCGCAGCGTGCGGTTGTTTCATCCCCGTGAAGATTCTTGGAACCAGCATTTTCGATGGATGGCGTTCCGCTTGAAGGGCATTACAGCCATTGGGCGGGCCACCATCGATGCACTGAGTGTGAACAGCAGCGAGCATCTGATCATTCGGGGCTTTGAAAAAAAGCTTCGCAGGCATCCGCCGACCGGGCACTTGTGA
- a CDS encoding Mpv17/PMP22 family protein, with protein MSAQPDSAPGIFSTIGAVFRQNRTPCLVLNTIAVALVVSYYQVPALAGFWESLAAFKTRWSFGFSCASTMFAAALLPTAIQFFMGTLEQQGRGKRLLLLMLFWGYRGMEIDLFYHLQTWLFGGGHDAATLLKKVLVDQFVMSPVWFVPTYIIALRWVELGGSWARTRPTLDREFWTRTCPTVLITNWLVWIPALALVYSLPPALQFPLFSVVMCFFTLIITVMTKRGKA; from the coding sequence ATGTCCGCCCAGCCAGATTCCGCCCCCGGTATTTTTTCCACCATCGGTGCAGTGTTTCGTCAGAATCGCACGCCGTGTCTTGTGCTCAATACCATCGCGGTGGCGCTGGTGGTCAGCTACTACCAGGTGCCGGCGCTGGCGGGCTTTTGGGAATCGCTGGCTGCTTTCAAGACACGGTGGTCCTTTGGCTTTTCGTGCGCCTCCACGATGTTTGCTGCGGCGCTGCTGCCCACGGCCATCCAGTTTTTCATGGGCACGCTGGAGCAGCAGGGCCGTGGAAAGAGGCTGCTGCTGCTCATGCTCTTCTGGGGGTATCGCGGCATGGAGATCGATCTCTTCTACCATCTGCAGACCTGGCTTTTTGGTGGCGGGCATGATGCCGCCACGCTGCTCAAGAAGGTGCTGGTGGACCAGTTTGTGATGAGTCCGGTGTGGTTTGTGCCCACCTACATCATCGCGCTGCGCTGGGTGGAGCTGGGCGGCTCCTGGGCGCGCACGCGGCCCACGCTGGACCGCGAATTCTGGACGCGTACCTGCCCCACGGTGCTGATCACCAACTGGCTGGTATGGATCCCTGCGCTGGCACTGGTTTACAGCCTGCCGCCTGCGCTGCAGTTCCCGCTGTTTTCCGTCGTGATGTGCTTCTTCACCCTCATCATCACGGTGATGACGAAGCGGGGGAAAGCATGA
- a CDS encoding transporter substrate-binding domain-containing protein, with translation MRLWLLLLPVVCLFSLASSAAAQAVETAASGGKIRVVTRNLEPFSFDKGGRRAGYAAELWEQLAREMKLDYEVQVVGSAQEVIDALKNKTADVGVGAISVTSKREEVIDFSQPFYESGLQVLVASASGSFADNILAIVKNLFNLELIGAFLLLMAAMFLISHLVWKFEHRINSDMWPKEYKSGIWESFWWTISTLLVGGADNKGPVGVGGRIVAIVWMLSATVLVSLLTASFTTTLTINTLKGDINGPADLPGRKVATVKGSTAENWLNIKGAKVVTAADAAACIEALKKEEVNAVVYDAPVLKYEAGKLHDDKLQMVGPIFERQNYAFALQQDSPLRERLNQALLKLTEQGVGAELRQRFFGEEP, from the coding sequence ATGCGTCTCTGGCTCCTGCTCCTCCCGGTGGTTTGTTTGTTCAGCTTGGCCTCCTCTGCCGCAGCGCAGGCGGTGGAGACTGCAGCCAGCGGCGGAAAGATCCGTGTGGTGACACGCAACCTGGAGCCGTTTTCGTTTGATAAAGGCGGCCGGCGTGCGGGCTATGCGGCGGAGCTGTGGGAGCAGCTGGCACGCGAGATGAAGCTGGACTACGAGGTGCAGGTGGTGGGCAGCGCGCAGGAGGTGATCGATGCGCTCAAGAACAAAACGGCGGATGTGGGCGTGGGGGCCATCAGCGTGACTTCAAAGCGCGAGGAGGTCATCGATTTCTCGCAGCCGTTTTACGAGTCGGGGCTGCAGGTGCTGGTCGCTTCCGCCAGCGGCAGCTTTGCCGACAACATCCTGGCCATCGTCAAAAACTTGTTCAATCTGGAGCTTATCGGCGCGTTTCTGCTGCTGATGGCGGCCATGTTTCTCATCTCCCATCTCGTGTGGAAGTTTGAGCATCGGATCAACAGCGACATGTGGCCCAAGGAGTACAAGTCGGGCATCTGGGAGTCGTTTTGGTGGACGATCAGCACGCTGCTGGTGGGCGGTGCCGACAACAAAGGGCCGGTGGGTGTGGGCGGGCGCATTGTGGCCATCGTTTGGATGCTCTCGGCCACGGTGCTGGTGTCATTGCTCACGGCGTCTTTCACCACCACGCTGACGATCAACACGCTCAAGGGTGACATCAACGGCCCCGCCGATCTGCCCGGGCGCAAGGTGGCCACGGTGAAGGGCAGCACGGCAGAAAACTGGCTCAACATCAAAGGCGCCAAGGTGGTGACTGCGGCCGATGCTGCGGCATGCATCGAGGCGCTGAAGAAAGAAGAGGTGAATGCGGTCGTGTATGACGCGCCGGTGCTCAAATACGAGGCGGGCAAGCTGCACGATGACAAGCTGCAGATGGTGGGACCCATCTTTGAGCGGCAGAACTACGCCTTTGCGCTGCAGCAGGACAGCCCGCTGCGCGAGCGGCTGAACCAGGCGCTGCTGAAGCTGACCGAGCAGGGCGTGGGCGCTGAATTGCGGCAGAGGTTCTTTGGAGAAGAGCCGTAA
- the ygfZ gene encoding CAF17-like 4Fe-4S cluster assembly/insertion protein YgfZ yields the protein MTPELYQQILAHGAAVNLSAHAKFRLTGADRTRYLNGQVTNDVRRAKTDAALYACVTDAKGRIAADIHIHAHDDTLLLDAEPDLREPLGMRLERYIVADDVELTDVTDDWQLWHVWSDASTPARNEGLLSQEAAHTHALHTNRYGAPGLDLWLPASAAAPTFDALPVLSAHDLEAWRILQHIPRWPHELNAETFPPEAGLESTAMDFAKGCYIGQEVLSRIKTTGKMPRELISFESAAAVQAGDELWLEKAVGTVTSVTQHPVTGRSIGLAMIRQGTAKESLRVGSSNGALLMRS from the coding sequence ATGACCCCTGAGCTGTACCAGCAGATCCTCGCCCACGGAGCCGCCGTGAATCTTTCCGCGCATGCCAAATTCCGCCTCACCGGAGCGGACCGCACCCGCTACCTCAATGGCCAGGTGACCAATGATGTGCGCCGTGCCAAGACAGACGCCGCCCTCTACGCCTGCGTGACGGATGCCAAAGGCCGCATCGCCGCAGACATCCACATTCATGCCCACGACGACACCCTGCTGCTGGATGCCGAGCCCGACCTACGCGAGCCCCTCGGCATGCGCCTGGAGCGCTACATCGTGGCCGATGATGTGGAGCTGACCGACGTCACCGATGACTGGCAGCTCTGGCATGTCTGGAGTGATGCGAGCACTCCTGCCCGCAATGAAGGCCTTCTTTCTCAAGAGGCCGCCCACACTCACGCCCTGCACACCAACCGCTACGGCGCACCCGGCCTGGACCTCTGGCTGCCAGCCTCCGCTGCCGCACCCACCTTTGACGCACTCCCTGTCCTGAGCGCGCACGATCTCGAAGCCTGGCGCATCCTGCAGCACATCCCGCGCTGGCCGCACGAGCTGAATGCCGAGACCTTCCCTCCTGAGGCCGGTCTGGAAAGCACGGCCATGGACTTCGCCAAAGGCTGCTACATCGGCCAGGAGGTGCTCTCCCGCATCAAGACCACCGGCAAGATGCCCCGCGAGCTGATCTCCTTTGAATCCGCCGCAGCAGTGCAGGCCGGAGACGAGCTCTGGCTCGAGAAAGCCGTGGGCACCGTCACCAGCGTCACCCAACATCCTGTCACAGGCCGCAGCATAGGTCTGGCAATGATCCGCCAGGGCACGGCCAAAGAGAGCCTGCGTGTCGGCAGCAGCAACGGTGCACTGTTGATGAGAAGCTGA
- a CDS encoding tyrosine-type recombinase/integrase, with protein MASVFTRPGSLFYYAAFRLPTKDASGNKVWKLKKQVTKIAVPTGLREQEKAQQEALKVALEFERNAFTEAGAGEKGSQRILAILREAGDLAAQKRLTANLGRDFIRRLVEASTGEALPAEKTISGWFSEWLKQKSGTTKAATQARYKASMKAIITYLGEEQAALPLDSLTIGKLREFRDKLKAEGRTAKTTNHYLKDVNSALLAAAKEGHIQRSPAENLEPLPEEDSTSREPFTFAEIAKLLAAAPSEDWRGVILLGTFGGMRLGDAAQITRGCIDLQDRVIRFKPQKTARKKEARKAAIILPMHAELVRYFQGIDLPADLTAPVFTSLSRVSIAGNNGLSARFVRIMEDAGISRGQTRDHVEGKAGRSSHARSFHSTRHTFNSSMFNGGVSQELRMKIVGHADAKTNESYTHAELSALRKAVDAVPGLKLKKAKG; from the coding sequence ATGGCCAGCGTCTTTACCCGTCCCGGTTCCCTTTTCTACTACGCCGCTTTTCGGCTGCCCACCAAGGATGCCAGTGGCAACAAGGTGTGGAAGCTAAAGAAGCAGGTCACAAAAATCGCTGTTCCAACGGGCCTTCGGGAGCAGGAGAAAGCCCAGCAGGAAGCGCTCAAGGTGGCATTGGAGTTTGAAAGGAACGCATTCACTGAAGCAGGAGCAGGCGAGAAAGGTTCTCAGCGCATCCTCGCAATCCTTCGTGAAGCTGGCGATCTTGCCGCACAGAAGCGCCTCACCGCAAACCTTGGACGTGATTTCATCCGCAGGCTGGTGGAGGCCAGCACCGGGGAGGCACTGCCCGCAGAAAAGACGATTTCAGGCTGGTTCAGTGAGTGGCTTAAGCAGAAGTCAGGCACCACCAAAGCCGCCACACAGGCGCGTTACAAGGCCAGCATGAAGGCCATTATTACTTACTTGGGCGAAGAGCAGGCAGCGCTCCCTCTCGACTCTCTCACCATCGGAAAACTGCGCGAGTTCCGCGACAAGCTCAAAGCCGAGGGACGCACGGCCAAGACCACCAACCACTACCTCAAAGACGTGAACAGCGCCCTCCTCGCCGCAGCCAAGGAAGGCCATATCCAGCGCTCTCCCGCTGAAAATCTGGAGCCACTGCCCGAGGAGGATTCCACCAGCCGAGAGCCGTTCACCTTTGCTGAAATTGCCAAACTTCTCGCCGCCGCACCTTCTGAGGACTGGCGGGGTGTAATTTTGCTAGGCACCTTTGGAGGAATGCGTCTGGGCGATGCCGCCCAGATCACACGTGGCTGCATCGACCTTCAAGACAGAGTCATTCGTTTCAAACCGCAGAAGACCGCACGCAAAAAGGAGGCCCGAAAAGCCGCGATCATCCTGCCCATGCACGCCGAACTTGTGCGTTATTTTCAAGGCATCGACCTCCCCGCCGATTTGACGGCACCCGTTTTCACTTCCCTCTCCCGTGTCAGTATTGCGGGCAACAACGGCCTTTCAGCGCGCTTTGTGCGCATCATGGAAGACGCTGGCATATCACGTGGCCAGACTCGCGACCATGTCGAAGGCAAGGCGGGCAGGTCTTCTCACGCCCGCTCCTTTCACAGCACCCGCCACACGTTCAACAGCAGCATGTTCAATGGCGGCGTCTCGCAGGAATTACGCATGAAGATCGTTGGTCATGCCGACGCCAAAACAAACGAAAGCTACACCCACGCCGAACTCTCCGCCCTGCGAAAGGCGGTGGATGCCGTTCCAGGGCTCAAGTTGAAGAAGGCCAAGGGGTAA
- a CDS encoding helix-turn-helix domain-containing protein gives MSTSLQIVQSAEVASLPEFGDHRTCRALFNLPRSTLYNLVSEGKIRSVSLRKRGNKRGRRLFDCSSIREYLRSLS, from the coding sequence ATGTCCACATCTCTTCAAATCGTTCAATCTGCCGAAGTTGCTTCATTGCCAGAGTTCGGCGACCACCGCACCTGCCGCGCCCTTTTTAATCTACCTCGCAGCACCCTCTACAACCTCGTCTCTGAGGGCAAAATCCGCTCGGTCAGTCTTCGCAAGCGAGGGAACAAAAGAGGCCGCCGACTCTTCGACTGTAGCAGCATCCGCGAATACCTCCGCTCACTTTCCTAA
- a CDS encoding replication initiation protein, which produces MIATQAMREVYLQTIPQRPYCTNHLGRRLRIIDAARAAGFANIQHNMPLVWHWLVFDIDGEDAYTRAETRGCPPPNFIALNPANGHGHAGYLLESAVTAFDTSSRRAIKFFEDVERGMTNRLGADHAYPGFLSKNPLCSRWETDWQAVRPYRLETLNDYLDKTDKRKKLAREMSAVGRNATLFEQLSKWAYRHWFRTAKEGRTRDEFECMLHELAEAINATFPVRLSHAEISGVTQSVARWVWKKFTLEGFAKIQRARALKRWAASPTLTAMRPWIEQGISRRTWERRRQRTVSP; this is translated from the coding sequence ATGATTGCTACTCAAGCAATGCGTGAAGTCTATTTGCAGACGATTCCCCAACGCCCGTACTGCACGAACCACCTTGGCCGAAGGCTTCGGATTATTGATGCTGCGAGAGCGGCAGGTTTTGCCAACATCCAGCACAACATGCCTCTTGTCTGGCATTGGTTGGTATTCGACATCGACGGTGAAGATGCCTACACACGGGCGGAGACTCGCGGTTGCCCGCCACCCAACTTCATCGCTTTGAATCCGGCCAATGGGCATGGACATGCAGGCTACTTGTTGGAATCAGCCGTCACGGCTTTTGACACATCCAGCCGCCGCGCCATCAAATTCTTTGAGGACGTCGAGAGAGGCATGACCAACCGGCTGGGGGCAGATCACGCTTACCCAGGGTTCCTTTCCAAAAATCCGCTTTGCTCGCGCTGGGAGACAGACTGGCAGGCAGTGAGACCGTATCGCCTGGAAACGCTCAACGACTATCTCGACAAGACAGACAAACGAAAAAAGTTGGCTCGCGAAATGTCAGCCGTGGGGCGCAATGCCACCTTGTTCGAGCAGTTGAGCAAATGGGCGTACAGGCATTGGTTCAGAACGGCAAAGGAAGGCAGAACTCGGGACGAGTTTGAATGCATGCTTCATGAGCTGGCGGAGGCTATAAACGCCACTTTTCCAGTCCGCTTGTCACATGCCGAAATCAGTGGCGTGACTCAGTCAGTGGCCAGATGGGTTTGGAAAAAGTTCACCCTCGAAGGCTTTGCCAAAATTCAACGCGCCAGGGCATTGAAACGGTGGGCAGCGAGTCCCACGCTAACTGCAATGAGGCCTTGGATTGAGCAGGGCATCTCTCGCAGGACTTGGGAGCGGAGGAGGCAGCGGACTGTAAGCCCGTAA
- a CDS encoding type I restriction-modification system subunit M: MLWTAPTEKNLATDTLEKKLWDAANQLWAGAGLKQSDYSEPILGLIFLRFAEVRFNARRAVLEKAGASSRRGSKADEPTAYHAEGVLFLAPGACFAELLQLPEGADIGKALNEAMKTIERDNPQMAGVLPKGYQVFDSRLLSNLLKTLSTIPADLEGDAFGKIYEYFLGTFAMSEGQKGGEFFTPTSIVRLIVEILEPFHGRILDPACGSGGMFVQSARFVSAHQKSPSAELSIHGQERVDGNVRLARMNLAVHGLEGDIKHGNTYYEDLHSTVGRFDFVCANPPFNVSQVDKERLTSEVGKNRRYPFGLPRTDNANYLWIQDFYSALNDQGRAGFVMANSASDARSSEQDIRQKLIESRAVDVMIAVGPNMFYTVTLPCTLWFFDKGKVHTPRADTVLFIDARHIYRQIDRAHRDWNEAQISFLANLVRLYRGEALDFTLGGSEAESKIKEVFGSKPKFTDVLGLCKASSLKDIEAQGWSLNPGRYVGVAAGEAVSDEDFKTQLGTWNEELETLNAQARDLEQTIAANVAELLDV, translated from the coding sequence ATGCTCTGGACTGCTCCGACTGAAAAGAATCTAGCCACCGACACCTTGGAGAAAAAACTTTGGGATGCCGCCAATCAGCTCTGGGCGGGGGCCGGGCTGAAGCAGTCGGACTACTCCGAGCCCATTCTCGGCCTAATCTTCCTGCGCTTCGCGGAGGTGCGCTTCAATGCCCGGAGGGCAGTGTTGGAAAAGGCGGGCGCTTCCTCGCGGCGCGGTTCAAAGGCGGACGAGCCCACCGCCTACCATGCCGAGGGCGTGCTCTTTCTAGCACCAGGTGCCTGTTTTGCGGAGCTGCTCCAGCTCCCTGAGGGCGCGGACATTGGGAAAGCGCTGAACGAGGCCATGAAGACCATTGAGCGGGACAATCCGCAGATGGCCGGGGTGCTGCCCAAGGGCTACCAGGTCTTTGATTCCCGCCTGCTCAGCAACCTGCTCAAGACCCTTTCCACCATCCCCGCCGATCTGGAGGGAGACGCCTTCGGGAAGATCTATGAGTACTTCCTCGGCACCTTTGCCATGAGCGAGGGACAGAAGGGGGGCGAATTCTTCACCCCCACCAGCATCGTCCGCCTCATCGTAGAGATTTTGGAGCCCTTCCACGGGCGCATCCTCGATCCCGCCTGCGGCTCGGGTGGCATGTTTGTGCAGAGCGCCCGCTTCGTCTCCGCCCACCAAAAGAGCCCCAGCGCCGAACTCAGCATCCACGGCCAGGAGCGTGTGGATGGAAACGTCCGCCTCGCCCGCATGAACCTCGCCGTCCACGGCCTGGAGGGCGACATCAAGCACGGCAACACCTACTACGAAGACCTGCACTCCACGGTGGGGAGATTCGACTTCGTCTGTGCCAATCCTCCCTTCAATGTCAGCCAGGTGGACAAGGAACGCCTCACTTCAGAAGTCGGCAAGAACCGCCGCTACCCCTTCGGCCTGCCGCGTACGGACAACGCCAATTACCTCTGGATTCAGGACTTCTATTCCGCGCTCAACGACCAGGGCCGCGCCGGATTCGTCATGGCCAATTCCGCCTCCGATGCCCGCTCCTCTGAGCAGGACATCCGCCAGAAGCTCATCGAGTCCAGGGCCGTCGATGTCATGATCGCCGTTGGGCCGAACATGTTCTACACCGTCACCCTGCCCTGCACGCTGTGGTTCTTCGACAAAGGGAAGGTGCATACACCCCGTGCCGACACCGTCCTCTTCATCGACGCCCGCCACATCTACCGCCAGATCGACCGCGCCCACCGCGACTGGAACGAGGCTCAGATCAGCTTCCTCGCCAACCTCGTCCGCCTCTATCGCGGTGAAGCCCTCGATTTCACCCTCGGCGGCAGTGAAGCCGAGTCCAAGATCAAGGAGGTCTTTGGCTCGAAGCCGAAATTCACTGACGTGCTTGGCCTGTGCAAAGCCTCGTCTCTCAAGGACATCGAAGCGCAAGGCTGGAGTCTTAACCCTGGCCGCTACGTCGGCGTCGCCGCTGGGGAGGCAGTCAGTGATGAAGACTTCAAGACCCAGCTTGGCACCTGGAACGAAGAACTCGAAACCCTCAACGCCCAGGCCCGCGACCTGGAGCAAACCATCGCTGCCAACGTGGCGGAACTCTTGGATGTGTAG
- a CDS encoding restriction endonuclease subunit S translates to MKAEAAKWRRVPVVELCEKHVDCVNRTAPVLSEPTPFKMIRTTNVRNGYIDTENVRYVSEATYKKWTRRLVPKRGDVILTREAPLGDVGKLRTDDHIFLGQRLYHFRPHPDKLDADFLLYALMAPDLQGQIKGFGSGSTVEHMRLGDIPNLEINVPTLSVQRRIAGILSAYDELIENSQRRIRLLENMARALYREWFVHFRFPGHESVPRIPSALGDIPQSWEVKKLGEVASITMGLSPKSDTYNEDGDGTPLVNGPVEFGERFTKQVKWTTAPTKLCHEGDLVVCVRGSTTGKYVKSDGTYCLGRGVCGMSGKHQAYVDLLFISELPRLLGQTSGSTFPSWTGPQLQAHPVLSPPSKILQRFEEIVKPMSATIATYERRIENLRRTRDLLLPRLLSRIECS, encoded by the coding sequence ATGAAAGCTGAAGCAGCCAAATGGCGCAGGGTGCCTGTCGTGGAGTTGTGCGAGAAGCATGTGGATTGCGTAAACCGCACTGCGCCTGTGCTTAGTGAGCCAACGCCATTCAAGATGATCCGAACCACAAATGTGAGGAATGGGTACATCGACACAGAGAACGTCCGCTACGTCTCTGAAGCCACATATAAAAAGTGGACGCGGCGTCTAGTTCCCAAGCGTGGAGATGTGATCCTCACCCGTGAAGCCCCGCTAGGTGACGTCGGAAAGCTAAGGACTGACGATCATATCTTTCTTGGGCAACGGCTTTACCACTTCAGGCCCCATCCCGATAAGCTTGATGCCGATTTCCTGCTTTATGCGCTTATGGCACCCGATCTCCAAGGTCAGATCAAAGGCTTTGGGTCTGGATCGACCGTCGAGCATATGCGTCTTGGTGACATTCCGAACCTGGAAATCAACGTCCCCACGCTCTCCGTCCAGCGTCGCATCGCGGGCATCCTGTCGGCCTACGACGAGCTGATCGAGAACAGCCAGCGGCGCATCCGACTGCTGGAGAACATGGCCCGCGCCCTCTACCGCGAGTGGTTCGTCCACTTCCGCTTCCCCGGCCACGAATCCGTCCCCCGCATCCCCTCCGCCCTCGGCGACATCCCGCAGAGCTGGGAGGTGAAGAAACTCGGAGAAGTGGCGTCCATCACGATGGGGCTCTCACCGAAAAGCGACACCTACAATGAAGACGGAGACGGGACACCTCTGGTCAATGGTCCTGTGGAATTTGGAGAACGGTTTACGAAGCAGGTGAAATGGACAACTGCACCGACCAAGCTTTGTCACGAAGGCGATCTTGTCGTTTGTGTCAGAGGTTCAACGACTGGCAAATACGTCAAAAGTGATGGTACGTATTGCCTCGGGCGTGGGGTATGCGGAATGAGCGGCAAACACCAGGCTTACGTTGACCTTCTCTTTATTTCTGAATTGCCCCGGCTGCTTGGCCAAACAAGCGGATCGACCTTCCCAAGCTGGACCGGACCCCAGCTCCAGGCTCATCCGGTGCTCTCGCCGCCATCAAAAATTCTCCAGCGCTTCGAGGAGATAGTTAAGCCAATGAGTGCCACCATTGCAACATATGAGCGCCGCATCGAAAACCT